The DNA sequence AGCAGGGAGCAGAAGAGAAGTCGATAGATCATGTCCTCGCCAAAGCGGCCTTGTCGCAGCCAGGATTCGATCGGATAGGCCGCCAAGCCAATCATGAATACGAAGCACGTGAGGGCGACAAGGAGCAGCAGCCTTGAAGGGCGCCACATTAAGGTCATGTGGAGAATCGTGCGCAGAAAGCGGACGCCGTCGCGGACAACACTGAGCTTGGACCGGCCGATCCGCTCCGCATAAGCCATCGGCCGCTCCACAAGCAACAGCTCGTCGTCCATCAGCACGCGGGCGCTCATCGCCGGGGTGAAGTGCAGCCCGTCCGGAAGGGGGAGTAGCTTCGGCAGGGCCTCGCGGCGGATGACGCGCATGCCGCTGGCCGTGTCCGACACCATCCGATTGCTCAGCGCGCCAAGCAGCAGGGCGTATAGTCGATTGCCGATCCGCCGAACGCGGGGCATACGGCTGCGCGGGCCCATCCGCGAGCCCAGCGCGACGTCGGCATCACATTCCATGAGCGCGTTGGACAGATCGGCGAAAAATCGCGGATCGCACGTCCCGTCGGCGTCCAGAAAGCCGAGCAGGTCACCGGTGGCGATATCGAATCCGGCTTTGATCGCCGCGCCATACCCACGGTTCTGCTCGAAGGCGATGACTTGCACGTTGTCGAAAGCCCGGGCGATGGACTCCGTCCGGTCCACCGAGCCGTCGCTGACGACAATGATCTCCACGTCCCGAACCGGCGACGTCTGGACGAGGTGAGGGCGGGCATCGAGGCACCGTTGTACGGTGGACCCGATGGCCTCCTCCTCGTTGAAGGCGGGGATCACGATGCTGAGCTTCATAGTGCCGTCCCATAAGTTTTCGACGGGACGGCAGGTGATCTTGAGGGTGACGCGCGACCCCGATTCTCAGGTCTGGTCGGACAGCCTCAGGCGCTCTTTTTCGACCTCGACGGCGACTTCCGGCGCAGGTGCTGGGGGGTCTTCCCGGGAATGCGTTCGATCAGCCCGCGGGCCTCGAGGTCCAATTTGACCACCGTCGTATACCA is a window from the Phycisphaerae bacterium genome containing:
- a CDS encoding glycosyltransferase family 2 protein; the protein is MKLSIVIPAFNEEEAIGSTVQRCLDARPHLVQTSPVRDVEIIVVSDGSVDRTESIARAFDNVQVIAFEQNRGYGAAIKAGFDIATGDLLGFLDADGTCDPRFFADLSNALMECDADVALGSRMGPRSRMPRVRRIGNRLYALLLGALSNRMVSDTASGMRVIRREALPKLLPLPDGLHFTPAMSARVLMDDELLLVERPMAYAERIGRSKLSVVRDGVRFLRTILHMTLMWRPSRLLLLVALTCFVFMIGLAAYPIESWLRQGRFGEDMIYRLLFCSLLGSAGVTMVSSAMLTDLFRFRVTGLRVPHTFFEGAIDRFFTNAGCMAMAAFSAPFLIWLVGPGLWSRFFEGVVTIHWSRVVLAGLVVLSWMQMAATTLVANVIRFHAARSESIETPATTKRRRDAVPSRRPASRAPAAPELTATR